One genomic window of Trichomycterus rosablanca isolate fTriRos1 chromosome 1, fTriRos1.hap1, whole genome shotgun sequence includes the following:
- the tnni1d gene encoding troponin I, skeletal, slow d has protein sequence MLLLNRAIEELEKEKLEKEEEKERYLSEKLIPLQLSGLSMDQLQVMCKELYSKITIVDEERYDYESKWAKHNNDIHELKLKVQDLGGKFKKPALRKVRVSADEMMRALLGSKHKGSMDLRANLKSVKKEDIKQEKVLTTEVGDWRKNVEAMSGMEGRKKMFDAAGGGQ, from the exons atgcTGCTCCTCAACAGAGCAATCGAGGAACTGGAGAAGGAAAAGCTGGAAAAAGAGGAGGAGAAAGAACGCTACCTGAGCGAGAAATTGATTCCACTACAGCTCTCTGGGCTCTCAATGGATCAGTTACAG GTGATGTGTAAAGAGCTTTATTCAAAGATCACCATTGTGGATGAAGAGCGGTATGACTACGAGTCTAAATGGGCTAAACACAATAATGAT ATTCATGAGCTGAAGCTAAAGGTTCAGGACCTGGGTGGTAAATTTAAGAAGCCGGCCCTGAGGAAGGTCAGAGTCTCCGCTGATGAGATGATGCGAGCTCTGCTGGGCTCCAAGCACAAGGGCTCCATGGACCTTCGAGCAAACCTCAAGTCTGTCAAGAAAGAGGATATCAAACAAGAGAAG GTCCTCACTACGGAGGTAGGCGACTGGCGTAAGAACGTGGAGGCCATGTCTGGTATGGAAGGCAGGAAGAAGATGTTTGATGCTGCTGGTGGAGGCCAGTAA